A genomic region of Trifolium pratense cultivar HEN17-A07 linkage group LG3, ARS_RC_1.1, whole genome shotgun sequence contains the following coding sequences:
- the LOC123914252 gene encoding rho GDP-dissociation inhibitor 1-like — MFAAVGAMSKTKDVSFNVHLEEENKNKGTNKVGDENYDDVEQIELDEDEEEEHKLELDLGPQFSLKEQLEKDKDDESLRKWKEQLLGNVDVSAVGEKIEPEVKIVSLTIICQGRPDLILPIPFTTDSKKTMFILKEASQYRLKFSFIVSNNIVSGLKYTNVVWKTGIRVDSTKKMLGTYSPQQEPYTYELEEEITPSGLFARGTYSARTKFVDDDRKCYLDVTYRFEIQKNWPTPH; from the exons ATGTTTGCTGCTGTAGGAGCTATGTCCAAGACCAAAGATGTTTCATTTAATGTTCATTTAGAGgaagagaacaaaaacaaagGAACCAACAAGGTTGGTGATGAAAACTATGATGATGTTGAGCAAATTGAGctagatgaagatgaagaggaagaaCACAAGTTGGAATTGGATCTTGGTCCTCAGTTTTCTCTCAAGGAACAGCTTGAGAAAGATAAA GATGATGAAAGCTTGAGGAAATGGAAAGAACAACTTCTAGGAAATGTTGATGTGTCTGCTGTTGGAG AGAAAATAGAGCCAGAAGTGAAGATAGTGAGTCTTACCATTATATGCCAAGGAAGGCCTGACCTAATCTTGCCAATTCCATTCACTACTGATTCCAAAAAGACTATGTTTATCCTCAAGGAAGCAAGCCAATATAGGCTAAAATTCTCCTTCATTGTCTCCAACAACATTGTTTCTGGCCTCAAATACACCAATGTTGTTTGGAAAACTGGGATTAGAG TGGACAGCACAAAGAAAATGTTGGGAACTTATAGTCCACAGCAGGAACCATATACATATGAATTGGAAGAAGAAATTACACCTTCTGGTTTGTTTGCTAGGGGAACCTATTCAGCAAGAACCAAG TTTGTAGATGATGATCGCAAATGCTACTTGGATGTTACTTATAGGTTTGAGATTCAGAAGAATTGGCCTACACCTCACTGA
- the LOC123914244 gene encoding MACPF domain-containing protein At4g24290-like: MEEEKGIEIVALESLGKGFDLASDFRLRFAKGIRDGVNSRKRLVVLDEENKRDILIPGAAGATVIKGVSENIRCDKGDRIRFKSDVLEFNQMSELLNQKSAVRGKIPSGYFNALFDMSGDWLRDAADIKNLAFDGYFISLYCLHLTASPLVLQEEVKKSVPAQWDPASLSRFIQTYGTHIVVGMAVGGQDVICVKQKHSSKIPPGDIRRHLEDLGDFLFSDVRSPSSLQRKPADSKQKVPEVFNRVMQSNTTQFTSISETSSKDGLTIICSKRGGDVYKHSHSHWLQTVAANPEAIIFKFVPISSLLTGIPGSGYLSHAINLYLRYKPSPEDLQYFLEFQIPRQWAPMFCELPLRHQRRKTSSLLLQFSCFSPKLHISSTQVESEQKPVVGLRLYLEGKKSDRLALHINHLSSLPNKMTLSSSTSTPTPSIPSMWRGSDENESSDQFLEPVRWKRFSNVCTAVVKHDPNWLNDCGGVYIVTGAQIIIKGSWPRNVLHLRLLFTHIANCTIRKSEWGAAPETSRKSSFLTNLSTTFSFTQQSTTAAPPKQAPTALNSGIYPNGPPVPVRSSKLLKYVETAEVLRGPHDAPGHWLVTAAKLVTEGSKIGLQVKFALLDYW; this comes from the exons ATGGAAGAGGAAAAGGGTATTGAGATTGTGGCATTGGAATCTTTGGGTAAAGGGTTTGATTTAGCTAGTGATTTTCGTTTGAGATTTGCTAAGGGAATTCGTGATGGTGTTAATAGTAGGAAAAGGTTGGTGGTTCTTGATGAAGAAAACAAGAGGGATATTTTGATTCCTGGAGCTGCTGGAGCTACTGTAATCAAAGGGGTTTCTGAGAATATTCGGTGTGATAAAGGAGATCGAATTCGGTTCAAGTCTGATGTACTTGAATTCAATCAG ATGTCTGAGTTGCTAAATCAAAAATCAGCAGTACGAGGAAAAATTCCTTCTGGCTATTTTAACGCTCTTTTTGATATGAGTGGTGATTGGCTTCGTGATGCTGCTGACATAAAAAACCTTGCTTTTGATGGGTATTTCATCTCTCTCTACTGTTTGCACTTGACTGCTTCCCCACTTGTACTACAAGAGGAAGTAAAGAAATCAGTTCCAGCTCAGTGGGATCCAGCTTCATTGTCTAG GTTCATCCAGACGTATGGTACTCACATAGTAGTAGGCATGGCTGTTGGAGGTCAAGATGTAATCTGTGTCAAACAAAAACATTCATCTAAGATTCCTCCCGGTGATATCAGGAGACATTTAGAGGATCTTGGAGATTTTTTGTTTTCGGATGTAAGAAGCCCTTCTTCACTACAGAGGAAGCCGGCAGATAGCAAACAGAAG GTCCCCGAGGTCTTTAATCGTGTGATGCAATCAAACACAACACAGTTTACCAGTATTTCAGAAACTTCTAGCAAGGAC GGCCTCACTATTATTTGCTCCAAACGAGGAGGAGATGTGTACAAGCACAGTCACTCACATTGGCTCCAGACAGTGGCTGCTAATCCTGAAGCGATCATATTCAAGTTTGTTCCTATTTCCTCACTTCTGACTGGAATTCCTGGAAGTGGCTATCTTAGTCATgcaatcaatttatatttacGAT ATAAGCCTTCTCCCGAAgatttacaatattttttagaGTTTCAAATTCCAAGGCAATGGGCACCCATGTTTTGCGAACTGCCTCTCAGGCATCAGCGGAGAAAGACCTCTTCCCTTTTACTGCAATTCAGTTGCTTCAGTCCAAAGCTTCATATTAGCTCTACACAG GTGGAAAGTGAACAGAAACCTGTGGTTGGCCTCCGATTGTACCTGGAGGGTAAGAAAAGTGACAGACTTGCTTTACATATAAATCATCTTTCGAGCCTCCCAAACAAGATGACCCTCTCTTCAAGTACCTCAACACCAACCCCGAGCATACCATCTATGTGGCGTGGATCCGATGAAAATGAATCCAGTGACCAATTCCTAGAACCAGTCAGATGGAAGAGATTCTCAAATGTGTGCACAGCTGTGGTCAAACATGACCCTAACTGGTTGAATGATTGCGGAGGTGTTTATATTGTAACCGGTGCACAAATCATTATCAAAGGAAGTTGGCCGAGAAACGTGCTTCATCTGCGTCTTCTTTTTACTCATATAGCCAATTGCACTATACGGAAGTCGGAGTGGGGCGCTGCACCAGAGACTTCAAGAAAATCATCTTTCCTCACAAATTTGAGCACAACATTTTCATTCACACAGCAGAGTACTACTGCTGCCCCACCAAAGCAGGCTCCGACTGCACTTAACTCTGGCATTTATCCAAACGGTCCACCCGTGCCTGTTCGCTCGAGTAAGCTACTTAAATATGTTGAGACAGCTGAGGTTCTACGAGGCCCTCATGATGCTCCTGGACATTGGTTAGTTACAGCTGCTAAGCTTGTGACCGAGGGTAGTAAGATAGGATTGCAGGTAAAGTTTGCATTGTTGGATTATTGGTGA